A part of Agromyces protaetiae genomic DNA contains:
- a CDS encoding LamB/YcsF family protein — MAAIDLNSDLGEWSVRQTVGDDAAIFAVVASANVACGFHAGDAASMRASVAQAVSHGVVLGAHPGYRDPEGFGRRDLDVPADVIAAELLEQLGALDALAHGAGIRVRYVKAHGALYHRLGRDERAANLFAEAVAGYGAVASSAASGALDASPLALLGLAGSALERAAAAAGLRFAREGFADRGARPDGSLIPRGEPGAVLHDPGAVAARAVELAHAGGVDSICLHGDTPGAADLARAVRAALEADGVEIRSFV, encoded by the coding sequence GTGGCGGCCATCGACCTCAACAGCGACCTCGGCGAGTGGAGCGTGCGCCAGACCGTGGGCGACGACGCCGCGATCTTCGCCGTCGTCGCGAGCGCGAACGTCGCGTGCGGGTTCCACGCGGGTGACGCCGCGTCGATGCGGGCGAGCGTCGCGCAGGCGGTGTCGCACGGGGTCGTGCTCGGCGCGCACCCGGGGTACCGCGACCCCGAGGGTTTCGGGCGCCGCGACCTCGACGTGCCCGCCGACGTCATCGCCGCCGAGCTCCTCGAGCAGCTCGGCGCCCTCGACGCGCTCGCGCACGGCGCGGGCATCCGCGTGCGGTACGTGAAGGCGCACGGCGCGCTCTACCACCGGCTCGGGCGCGACGAGCGGGCGGCGAACCTCTTCGCCGAGGCGGTCGCGGGGTACGGGGCGGTTGCGTCTTCGGCAGCGTCGGGGGCGCTGGATGCCTCGCCGCTCGCCCTCCTCGGACTCGCGGGCTCTGCACTCGAACGCGCCGCTGCCGCGGCCGGACTGCGCTTCGCGCGTGAAGGATTCGCCGACCGCGGCGCACGGCCCGACGGCTCCCTCATCCCGCGCGGCGAGCCCGGCGCGGTGCTCCACGATCCGGGCGCGGTCGCCGCGCGAGCCGTCGAACTCGCACACGCGGGCGGCGTCGACTCGATCTGCCTCCACGGCGACACCCCCGGCGCGGCCGACCTCGCCCGCGCCGTG